The following proteins come from a genomic window of Nocardioides albertanoniae:
- a CDS encoding fatty acid desaturase family protein has translation MTVLQGQASRQVNAYTELMSRVRQEGLLARSPRAYVLRVIILGTAFAIAVIALLTLGQTWWQLLVAAAFGVLFTQTAFLAHDGAHRQIFASGPKNEWASRILGNLVVGLSYGWWMRKHTRHHANPNKVDADQDIRPSVLLFTTEDVERRTGLARWLTARQGWLFFPLLTLEGINLHVGAVRTVIGDRDLKHRRTEAAFLALRLIGWPVLVLSVLGAGLGAAFLGVQLAVFGIYMGASFAPNHKGMPLVPRDTRIDFLSRQVLTSRNIRGGRWVDWLMGGLNLQIEHHLFPSMPSSTLRRAQPIVRAYCTEQGVPYTEAGLLESYGIVVRHLNRVGLGDRDPFACPFVVVNRTG, from the coding sequence ATGACCGTGCTCCAGGGCCAGGCCTCCCGACAGGTCAACGCCTACACCGAGCTGATGAGCCGCGTGCGGCAGGAGGGTCTCCTGGCGCGGTCACCCAGGGCGTACGTCCTGCGGGTGATCATCCTCGGCACCGCCTTCGCGATCGCGGTGATCGCCCTGCTGACGCTCGGACAGACCTGGTGGCAGCTGCTGGTCGCGGCGGCCTTCGGGGTGCTGTTCACCCAGACCGCGTTCCTCGCCCACGACGGCGCCCACCGCCAGATCTTCGCCTCGGGTCCGAAGAACGAGTGGGCCTCCCGCATCCTCGGCAACCTGGTCGTCGGGCTGAGCTACGGCTGGTGGATGCGCAAGCACACCCGCCACCACGCCAACCCCAACAAGGTCGACGCCGACCAAGACATCCGCCCCTCGGTGCTGCTCTTCACGACCGAGGACGTCGAACGGCGCACCGGTCTCGCGCGCTGGCTCACCGCCCGCCAGGGATGGCTCTTCTTCCCGCTGCTGACCCTGGAGGGCATCAACCTCCACGTCGGCGCCGTCCGCACCGTGATCGGCGACCGCGACCTCAAGCACCGGCGTACGGAGGCGGCGTTCCTGGCGCTGCGCCTGATCGGGTGGCCGGTGCTCGTGCTCTCGGTGCTCGGAGCCGGCCTCGGGGCGGCCTTCCTCGGCGTGCAGCTGGCCGTCTTCGGCATCTACATGGGCGCCAGCTTCGCCCCCAACCACAAGGGCATGCCGCTGGTGCCGCGTGACACCCGGATCGACTTCCTCTCCCGCCAGGTGCTGACCTCCCGCAACATCCGCGGCGGCCGCTGGGTCGACTGGCTGATGGGCGGCCTGAACCTGCAGATCGAGCATCACCTGTTCCCCAGCATGCCGAGCAGCACCCTGCGCCGCGCCCAGCCGATCGTGCGCGCCTACTGCACCGAGCAGGGCGTCCCGTACACCGAGGCCGGTCTGCTGGAGTCGTACGGCATCGTCGTCCGCCATCTCAACCGCGTCGGGCTCGGCGACCGCGACCCCTTCGCCTGCCCGTTCGTCGTGGTCAACAGGACGGGCTGA
- a CDS encoding NAD-dependent deacylase, which yields MIVKVVVLTGAGISAESGLATFRDVDGLWQGHHVDDVATPEAFHRDPAVVHKFYDDRRRELRTVAPNAAHVALARLEQLLGDDLLVVTQNVDDLHERAGSSRVVHMHGELLSALCESCQGRFPWDDDLGDSPTCPACGNDTLRPDVVWFGEMPYDLDLIEKALVRADLFVAIGTSGAVYPAAGFVRMAARAGAKTLELNLDLSETTHLFDDARQGPAGKVVPEWVADLQGTLR from the coding sequence ATGATTGTGAAAGTTGTCGTGCTCACCGGCGCCGGGATCTCTGCGGAGAGTGGCCTCGCGACCTTCCGCGACGTCGACGGTCTCTGGCAGGGGCACCACGTCGACGACGTTGCCACTCCCGAGGCGTTCCATCGTGATCCGGCCGTGGTCCACAAGTTCTACGACGACCGGCGTCGCGAGCTGCGTACGGTCGCTCCCAACGCCGCCCATGTCGCCCTCGCCCGACTCGAGCAGCTGCTCGGCGACGACCTGCTCGTCGTCACGCAGAACGTCGATGACCTGCACGAACGGGCCGGCTCCAGCCGTGTCGTACACATGCACGGCGAGCTGCTCTCGGCCCTGTGCGAGTCGTGCCAGGGTCGGTTCCCGTGGGACGACGACCTCGGTGACTCACCGACCTGCCCGGCCTGCGGCAACGACACCCTGCGGCCCGACGTGGTGTGGTTCGGCGAGATGCCCTACGACCTCGACCTGATCGAGAAGGCGCTGGTGCGGGCCGACCTCTTCGTCGCCATCGGCACCAGCGGCGCGGTCTACCCGGCGGCCGGGTTCGTACGCATGGCGGCTCGTGCCGGCGCCAAGACGCTCGAGCTCAACCTCGATCTGTCCGAGACCACGCACCTCTTCGACGACGCCCGCCAGGGGCCGGCCGGCAAGGTCGTGCCCGAGTGGGTCGCCGACCTTCAAGGCACCCTGCGATGA
- a CDS encoding acyl-CoA dehydrogenase family protein produces MKRDIFEEDHEDFRASVQQWLERSVKPHTDKHIADKALPREFWLEAGENGFLGLAIPEEYGGAGAEDFRFNAVLAEELGKIGAAYPTCVGIHSDITAPYLVRLGTEEQKQRWLPGVASGEILLAIGMTEPSGGSDLAALKTTAVRDGDEWVINGSKTFITNGYSCDLVITAVRTDPEKGAKGITLFAIEADKAGFSRGRKLDKVGMEESDTAELFFENVRVTDAEIIGELNRGFIHMMEELPQERVSCAVANVAQAKQILMETVQYAKDRKAFGQSIGAFQHNKFLLAELVTQIEVAEAYVDKCVAAHSRGELSPVEASKAKWWSSQAQSEVLDHCVQMHGGYGFMNEYRVARAWRDARVTKIWAGSNEIMKELIGRDLGF; encoded by the coding sequence CTGAAGCGCGACATCTTCGAGGAAGACCACGAGGACTTCCGAGCCTCCGTCCAGCAGTGGCTGGAGCGTTCGGTCAAGCCCCACACCGACAAGCACATCGCCGACAAGGCGCTGCCCCGCGAGTTCTGGCTCGAAGCCGGTGAGAACGGCTTCCTCGGTCTCGCGATCCCGGAGGAGTACGGCGGCGCCGGCGCCGAGGACTTCCGGTTCAACGCGGTGCTCGCCGAGGAGCTCGGCAAGATCGGGGCCGCCTACCCGACCTGCGTCGGCATCCACTCCGACATCACCGCTCCCTACCTGGTGCGGCTCGGCACCGAGGAGCAGAAGCAGCGCTGGCTGCCCGGCGTCGCCTCCGGCGAGATCCTGCTCGCTATCGGTATGACCGAGCCTTCCGGTGGCTCCGACCTGGCCGCGCTGAAGACCACTGCCGTCCGCGACGGCGACGAGTGGGTCATCAACGGCTCCAAGACCTTCATCACCAACGGCTACTCCTGCGACCTGGTCATCACCGCGGTCCGCACCGACCCGGAGAAGGGTGCCAAGGGCATCACGCTCTTCGCGATCGAGGCCGACAAGGCCGGCTTCTCGCGTGGCCGCAAGCTCGACAAGGTCGGCATGGAGGAGTCCGACACCGCCGAGCTGTTCTTCGAGAACGTACGCGTCACCGACGCCGAGATCATCGGCGAGCTCAACCGCGGCTTCATCCACATGATGGAGGAGCTCCCGCAGGAGCGCGTCTCCTGCGCCGTCGCCAACGTCGCGCAGGCCAAGCAGATCCTCATGGAGACGGTTCAGTACGCCAAGGACCGCAAGGCGTTCGGCCAGTCCATCGGCGCCTTCCAGCACAACAAGTTCCTGCTCGCCGAGCTGGTCACCCAGATCGAGGTCGCCGAGGCGTACGTCGACAAGTGCGTCGCCGCTCACTCCCGCGGTGAGCTCTCGCCGGTCGAGGCCTCCAAGGCCAAGTGGTGGTCCTCGCAGGCCCAGTCCGAGGTGCTCGACCACTGCGTCCAGATGCACGGCGGCTACGGCTTCATGAACGAGTACCGCGTCGCTCGCGCCTGGCGCGACGCCCGCGTGACGAAGATCTGGGCCGGTTCCAACGAGATCATGAAGGAGCTCATCGGCCGCGACCTGGGCTTCTGA
- a CDS encoding beta-1,3-glucanase family protein, giving the protein MLTRRSVLAATSAAVTLPLLGGNLWQAQAARPPRLGAQATIQLRFVNQTGAYDNSSIHFYIVGTNLATGEQSRVTPEGQLVPVSTADNGSDGYADYSIPFAGSGETLSQIPADMSGRIYFSLGDKLRFKVNEGNALAYPAAWVESDPSYGVLHDCVEFTYKSGRIYCNTTMVDMFSVPLSIALTGEESPTTGTLVEGGRAKIFDAISASPDFSSLVVDDRRIIAPGHGLEMGRFSESFFDSYVDQVWSKYAGEDMVVKANNTTFTGRVSGDQFVFDGGVQAFSRPTTRDVLFCDGALAAPNDGITGPVAAVLGAGFNRTTLLASANQPTDDPGGFYQGDPVHAYCKAMHDNTVDGKAYGFAFDDVGGFASYVEDNASEMAVTLTPF; this is encoded by the coding sequence ATGCTGACCAGACGATCTGTACTCGCCGCCACCTCTGCCGCGGTCACCCTGCCGCTCCTCGGCGGAAACCTGTGGCAGGCCCAGGCTGCCCGCCCACCACGGCTCGGCGCCCAGGCCACGATCCAGCTCCGCTTCGTCAACCAGACCGGCGCCTACGACAACTCCTCGATCCACTTCTACATCGTCGGCACCAACCTCGCGACGGGTGAGCAGTCGCGGGTCACGCCCGAGGGCCAGCTCGTGCCGGTCTCGACGGCCGACAACGGCTCCGACGGCTACGCCGACTACTCGATCCCGTTCGCCGGCAGCGGTGAGACGCTCTCGCAGATCCCCGCCGACATGTCGGGACGGATCTACTTCTCGCTCGGCGACAAGCTGAGGTTCAAGGTCAACGAGGGCAACGCGCTCGCCTACCCGGCCGCCTGGGTCGAGTCCGACCCGAGCTACGGCGTGCTGCACGACTGTGTCGAGTTCACCTACAAGAGCGGCCGCATCTACTGCAACACCACCATGGTCGACATGTTCAGCGTGCCGCTCTCGATCGCGCTGACCGGCGAGGAGTCGCCCACCACCGGCACGCTCGTCGAGGGCGGCCGCGCGAAGATCTTCGACGCGATCTCCGCCTCGCCCGACTTCAGCTCGCTGGTGGTCGACGACCGCCGCATCATCGCGCCCGGGCACGGCCTGGAGATGGGCCGCTTCTCGGAGTCGTTCTTCGACTCCTACGTCGACCAGGTGTGGTCGAAGTACGCCGGCGAGGACATGGTGGTCAAGGCCAACAACACCACCTTCACCGGCCGCGTCAGCGGCGACCAGTTCGTCTTCGACGGCGGGGTCCAGGCGTTCAGCCGGCCCACGACCCGCGACGTGCTGTTCTGCGACGGCGCCCTGGCCGCACCCAACGACGGCATCACCGGCCCGGTCGCCGCCGTGCTCGGCGCCGGTTTCAACCGCACCACGCTGCTCGCCTCCGCCAACCAGCCCACCGACGACCCGGGCGGCTTCTACCAGGGCGACCCGGTCCATGCGTACTGCAAGGCGATGCACGACAACACCGTCGATGGGAAGGCCTACGGCTTCGCCTTCGACGACGTCGGCGGCTTCGCGTCGTACGTCGAGGACAACGCCTCCGAGATGGCGGTCACGCTGACCCCGTTCTGA
- a CDS encoding flavodoxin family protein has translation MKTLIVCTSVSHGNTRRVAEAVGGVLNAPVVDPDSVAVDDLHDYDLVGFGSGIFNMAFHPRLRDLVASLPHSQGTTAFVFSSSGFPEPPFARYSRTMAKLLEQRGFDVVGSFSCRGHDTWWPFKPVGGLKKGRPNPADIDAARAFAKTLLAQR, from the coding sequence GTGAAGACGCTGATCGTGTGCACGTCTGTCTCCCACGGCAACACCAGGCGGGTCGCCGAAGCCGTCGGTGGCGTACTGAACGCTCCGGTGGTCGATCCGGACAGCGTCGCCGTCGACGACCTGCACGACTACGACCTCGTGGGATTCGGGTCCGGCATCTTCAACATGGCGTTCCACCCGCGACTGCGCGACCTCGTCGCCTCGCTCCCCCACAGCCAGGGCACCACAGCGTTCGTCTTCTCCTCCAGCGGGTTCCCCGAGCCCCCGTTCGCGCGATACAGCCGCACGATGGCGAAGCTCCTCGAACAGCGAGGCTTCGACGTCGTCGGCTCCTTCTCCTGCCGCGGCCACGACACCTGGTGGCCCTTCAAGCCGGTCGGCGGCCTCAAGAAGGGCCGCCCGAACCCGGCCGACATCGACGCCGCCCGCGCCTTCGCGAAGACGCTGCTCGCGCAGAGATGA
- a CDS encoding M20 family metallopeptidase translates to MNGRQVDADDVIRLAQRLVRARGQNPPGEEAATVAVLVEECCRRGFEVTLDEVAPGRENLIARIGSGSGPGLLVVSHSDVVPPGDGWRGDPFSGDVRDGRLHGRGSADTKGGLAAAIVALSTVDNLADGPITLAVLVDEEELGLGVRHFVDGLSPADYAACLVIEPTSLQPVVAARGDAYLEITIEGRAAHSGNPADGRNAIHGMAQVVAEIERWHDELAAAPHPLCGPATWSVGTIEGGQATSTVAARCRITADRRLLPSESAGDVHKEVVRRLGSLGLADRGLGVEVAMTMDMPGFETSVDDPIVHNVAAALTAAGVPSPEPTGWTAACDGGFVASKGIPVVVLGPGSVAEQAHRPDESVELRELLAAAQVYAELIAGHVRECRA, encoded by the coding sequence GTGAACGGCAGGCAGGTCGATGCGGACGACGTGATCAGGCTCGCGCAGCGGCTCGTGCGCGCCCGCGGTCAGAACCCGCCAGGGGAGGAGGCGGCGACGGTCGCCGTGCTCGTCGAGGAGTGCTGTCGGCGCGGCTTCGAGGTCACCCTCGACGAGGTCGCACCGGGCCGGGAGAACCTGATCGCCCGAATCGGCAGCGGCTCCGGTCCTGGCCTGCTGGTCGTGAGCCACTCCGACGTGGTGCCACCCGGCGACGGCTGGAGGGGCGACCCGTTCTCCGGCGACGTACGCGACGGGCGGCTGCACGGGCGAGGCAGCGCGGACACCAAGGGCGGCCTCGCGGCGGCCATCGTCGCGTTGTCGACAGTCGACAATCTCGCCGACGGCCCGATCACGCTCGCCGTGCTGGTCGACGAGGAGGAGCTCGGCCTCGGCGTACGCCACTTCGTCGACGGCCTCTCGCCGGCCGACTACGCGGCCTGCCTCGTCATCGAGCCCACCAGCCTGCAGCCGGTGGTCGCCGCCCGTGGCGACGCCTATCTGGAGATCACGATCGAGGGCAGGGCCGCCCACTCCGGCAACCCGGCCGACGGCCGCAACGCCATCCACGGCATGGCCCAGGTGGTCGCCGAGATCGAGCGTTGGCACGACGAGCTGGCCGCCGCGCCGCACCCGCTGTGTGGCCCGGCCACCTGGAGCGTCGGCACCATCGAGGGCGGCCAGGCGACCTCCACCGTCGCCGCGCGCTGCCGGATCACCGCCGACCGCCGCCTGCTCCCGAGCGAGTCCGCCGGCGACGTGCACAAGGAGGTCGTGCGCCGCCTCGGATCCCTCGGTCTCGCCGACCGGGGTCTGGGTGTCGAGGTCGCGATGACGATGGACATGCCAGGCTTCGAGACCTCGGTCGACGATCCGATTGTCCACAACGTCGCCGCCGCACTGACGGCAGCCGGAGTGCCGTCCCCGGAGCCCACCGGATGGACAGCGGCCTGCGACGGAGGCTTCGTCGCGAGCAAGGGCATCCCGGTCGTCGTCCTCGGTCCGGGGTCGGTGGCCGAGCAGGCCCACCGACCCGACGAGAGCGTCGAGCTGAGGGAACTGCTTGCGGCCGCCCAGGTCTACGCGGAGCTGATCGCCGGGCATGTGCGAGAGTGCCGCGCGTGA
- a CDS encoding PLP-dependent aminotransferase family protein, with translation MSTIHAGIHTGVSTAARLPLAARSEHLVGSVIDSSTSLLAEQTHDIVRLAMGSPAQDAIPAAALSAVPLETHAYDYAATEGDPVLREALLAQLAGTSDETTPDRLMITSGGMQGLDLAHKLFTDPGDLVVVEAPTYTNGSATALSYSADLLEIPVDEDGLDVDRLEAEVRRIGRRPKSIYAIPTFQNPSGATLALERRVRLIELAREWGSMLIDDDPYGLLRFSGDPLPTLHELADGDPLVYSVRTFSKTVAPGLRVGWVDADPSLRQLLVNAKQAMDTCTNLPAQRQVAGFIASGGFDAHVADQRIVYKERKEAMRAALTEHFGGEATWTDPDGGFFLWVTFDAPIDTTALFEVALAEGVAVIPGNAFSPGGLFPHSMRLCFASTPPARIAAGVARLRTAVDRLAAGRQ, from the coding sequence GTGTCGACAATCCACGCAGGAATCCACACAGGAGTCAGCACAGCCGCCAGGCTGCCGCTGGCAGCACGGAGCGAGCACCTGGTCGGGTCGGTGATCGACTCGAGCACGTCGCTGCTGGCCGAGCAGACCCACGACATCGTCCGCCTGGCCATGGGTAGCCCGGCGCAGGACGCGATCCCCGCGGCAGCGCTGTCTGCGGTGCCGCTCGAGACTCATGCCTACGACTACGCCGCCACCGAGGGCGACCCGGTGCTGCGGGAGGCGCTGCTCGCGCAGCTGGCCGGCACCAGCGACGAGACCACCCCCGACCGGCTCATGATCACCTCCGGCGGGATGCAGGGGCTCGACCTCGCCCACAAGCTCTTCACCGACCCGGGCGACCTGGTCGTCGTCGAGGCGCCGACCTATACCAACGGCAGCGCGACCGCGCTGTCCTACTCCGCCGATCTCCTCGAGATCCCGGTCGACGAGGACGGTCTCGACGTGGACCGGCTGGAGGCGGAGGTGCGCCGCATCGGCCGCCGACCGAAGTCGATCTACGCCATCCCCACCTTCCAGAACCCGTCGGGCGCGACGCTCGCGCTCGAGCGCCGGGTCCGCCTGATCGAGCTGGCCCGGGAGTGGGGATCGATGCTGATCGACGACGACCCCTACGGCCTGCTCCGGTTCTCCGGCGACCCGCTGCCCACCTTGCACGAGCTCGCCGACGGTGATCCGCTGGTCTACTCGGTGCGTACGTTCTCCAAGACCGTCGCGCCGGGCCTGCGGGTGGGGTGGGTCGACGCCGACCCGTCGCTGCGCCAGCTGCTGGTCAACGCCAAGCAGGCGATGGACACCTGCACGAACCTGCCGGCTCAGCGGCAGGTCGCCGGGTTCATCGCCTCGGGTGGGTTCGACGCTCACGTGGCCGATCAGCGGATTGTCTACAAGGAGCGCAAAGAGGCGATGCGGGCGGCGTTGACCGAGCACTTCGGCGGTGAGGCGACCTGGACCGACCCCGACGGTGGCTTCTTCCTCTGGGTCACCTTCGACGCCCCGATCGACACCACGGCCCTGTTCGAGGTGGCGCTGGCCGAGGGCGTCGCGGTCATCCCCGGCAACGCGTTCTCCCCGGGCGGGCTCTTCCCGCACTCGATGCGGCTCTGCTTCGCGTCGACGCCGCCTGCCCGGATCGCGGCGGGTGTCGCCCGGCTGCGGACTGCCGTCGACCGACTGGCCGCGGGGCGGCAGTGA
- a CDS encoding M24 family metallopeptidase yields MSVFSSEEFTTRLQSVQQRMAERGWSALVVADPANLYYLTGYNAWSFYVPQCAVVPAEGGVHLFLRAMDAHGAAHTAVLPDDRIHAYPEDLVHRPDIHPYDDIAAQCRELNIFVDNPDVVVAMELDAHFLSVRGFQAVQRAIPRTRIVDSEELVNWVRLVKSPAEQDELRAAGAVADRAMTVALEGVRSGRRECDVVADIQSAQTISVGGVGGDYPAFVPLLPTGDSADTPHLTWTDRVLRRGEATTIELAGVRNRYHAPLARTVCLGPPSAKLLDCAKATNEGMEAALGSMKPGAAGADVHAAFTDVIAAHGLSKESRIGYSVGIGFPPDWGERTVSLRAGEETVLAPGMAFHVILGMWMDGWAYELSESVLVTEHLPEPLTSRPRQLIVNE; encoded by the coding sequence GTGAGCGTCTTCAGCTCCGAAGAGTTCACGACACGGCTGCAGAGCGTGCAGCAGAGGATGGCGGAGCGCGGTTGGTCTGCCCTGGTGGTCGCTGACCCGGCGAATCTCTATTACCTGACCGGCTATAACGCCTGGTCGTTCTACGTGCCGCAGTGTGCGGTGGTGCCGGCCGAGGGTGGGGTGCACCTCTTCCTGCGGGCGATGGACGCTCACGGGGCGGCCCATACGGCCGTGCTGCCCGACGACCGGATCCATGCCTACCCGGAGGATCTCGTCCATCGGCCCGACATCCATCCCTACGACGACATCGCCGCGCAGTGCCGAGAGCTAAATATATTTGTCGACAATCCTGATGTGGTCGTCGCGATGGAGCTCGACGCCCACTTCCTGTCGGTGCGCGGGTTCCAGGCCGTGCAGCGGGCCATCCCCCGCACGCGGATCGTCGACAGCGAGGAGCTGGTCAACTGGGTGCGGCTGGTGAAGTCGCCGGCCGAGCAGGACGAGCTGCGGGCCGCCGGTGCGGTCGCCGACCGGGCGATGACGGTCGCGCTCGAAGGCGTGCGGTCGGGGCGGCGCGAGTGCGACGTGGTGGCCGACATCCAGTCGGCACAGACGATCAGCGTCGGTGGCGTGGGCGGCGACTATCCGGCCTTCGTGCCGCTGCTGCCGACCGGTGACAGCGCCGACACACCCCATCTGACCTGGACCGACAGGGTCCTACGGCGCGGTGAGGCGACCACGATCGAGCTGGCCGGCGTACGCAACCGCTATCACGCCCCGTTGGCCCGCACGGTCTGCCTCGGCCCGCCCTCGGCCAAGCTCCTCGACTGCGCCAAGGCGACCAACGAGGGCATGGAGGCCGCGCTCGGGTCGATGAAACCGGGGGCGGCCGGCGCCGACGTGCATGCCGCCTTCACCGACGTCATCGCCGCCCACGGGCTCAGCAAGGAGTCGCGGATCGGCTACTCGGTCGGCATCGGCTTCCCGCCCGACTGGGGCGAGCGGACGGTCAGCCTCCGGGCGGGGGAGGAGACGGTCCTGGCGCCGGGGATGGCCTTCCACGTGATCCTCGGGATGTGGATGGACGGGTGGGCCTACGAGCTCTCCGAGTCGGTCCTGGTCACCGAGCATCTGCCCGAGCCGCTGACCTCGAGGCCGCGTCAGCTGATCGTCAACGAGTGA
- a CDS encoding Fic family protein yields MTERSAALVPAAESAVVPWRQSVKGGTIDDRRLAEVTVSIPAHISGISLSVPPGVAAECDEAIRAIASLDATHGPQLRPLATMLLRAESIASSKIEHETASVEDYVRAVHGVRSNSSARSMVRATGALDRLVSGPLDLDTMIDAHRRLMCDDPVDGPYAGRWRDMQNWIGGSDHSPRGAIYVPPPPDRVAGLMADLVVFAARDDIAVIPQAAIAHAQLEAIHPFTDGNGRIGRALAAAVVRRRGIARSVTVPVASALAARRSAYFRALNDFHAGDAEPIISVVATSSTVAAEESKVTAGRLAELPDDWRDRVKPSRGSAAESLLEKLAAEPVVTTEDVEDDLGLSVATTHRVIDRLRGAGIIRPLTQRTRNQVWGVGDILDELADLDVRIAARAREQ; encoded by the coding sequence ATGACCGAGCGCAGTGCGGCCCTGGTTCCGGCAGCAGAGAGTGCTGTCGTGCCGTGGCGTCAGAGCGTCAAGGGCGGAACCATCGACGACCGTCGGCTGGCGGAGGTGACGGTCAGCATCCCGGCGCACATCTCCGGGATCAGCTTGAGCGTGCCGCCCGGCGTCGCCGCCGAGTGTGACGAGGCGATTCGAGCAATCGCGTCGCTGGACGCAACCCATGGTCCTCAGCTTCGCCCGCTGGCGACGATGCTGCTGCGAGCCGAGTCGATCGCGTCGTCGAAGATCGAGCACGAGACCGCTTCGGTCGAGGACTACGTGCGAGCTGTGCACGGTGTGAGGTCGAACTCGTCGGCGCGATCGATGGTCCGTGCCACCGGGGCTCTGGATCGGCTGGTCTCCGGCCCGCTCGATCTCGACACGATGATCGATGCGCATCGACGCCTGATGTGTGACGACCCCGTCGACGGGCCGTACGCCGGGCGCTGGCGCGACATGCAGAACTGGATCGGGGGCAGCGATCACTCTCCACGGGGCGCGATCTACGTGCCTCCGCCACCCGACCGTGTGGCTGGTCTGATGGCCGACCTGGTCGTCTTCGCGGCCCGCGACGACATCGCCGTCATCCCGCAGGCTGCGATCGCGCACGCGCAGCTGGAGGCGATCCATCCGTTCACCGACGGCAACGGCCGTATCGGTCGAGCCCTTGCCGCTGCGGTCGTACGCCGCCGCGGAATTGCGCGCTCTGTGACAGTCCCGGTGGCCTCTGCGCTGGCGGCTCGTCGTAGTGCGTATTTCCGGGCGCTGAACGACTTCCATGCTGGCGACGCGGAGCCGATCATCAGTGTCGTCGCGACATCATCGACCGTTGCCGCTGAGGAGTCGAAAGTGACGGCGGGCCGACTTGCCGAGCTGCCGGACGACTGGCGTGATCGCGTGAAGCCGAGCAGGGGTAGCGCGGCCGAGTCGCTGTTGGAGAAGCTGGCCGCGGAGCCTGTCGTCACCACCGAGGACGTCGAGGACGATCTGGGTCTCTCCGTTGCGACGACGCACCGCGTCATCGACCGTCTTCGGGGCGCAGGAATCATTCGGCCACTCACGCAGCGCACTCGCAACCAGGTGTGGGGCGTGGGCGACATCCTCGACGAGCTCGCTGACCTCGATGTTCGGATCGCGGCTCGTGCGCGAGAGCAGTGA
- a CDS encoding PE-PPE domain-containing protein — protein MSSRRFIRSLILFLGAVAAALPGAVTSAPPASAANGTTYYVLIGGTCDGPANVYRDEWLRGGIPLRVDYPAGGQGTSCPDQTPMNESVQIGRRNAIDLIRANYSPDSTFVVVGYSQGAIVANLVLNDLADGQVPGVDKSRFQAKLYADPMQPAGPAGAGIGAVVPAGSGVPFTGWVSPGAGRSDFGGIPYIRYCIETDGICNFDAPLGAGLGGYFAQHWCYQWDRPTDHRSIMGDSIADGVYINDAHRLGKQDCKPPYPA, from the coding sequence ATGTCCAGCAGACGATTCATCCGAAGTCTCATCCTGTTCCTGGGCGCCGTGGCAGCGGCCCTGCCCGGCGCGGTCACCTCAGCGCCACCGGCATCAGCGGCCAACGGCACCACCTACTACGTGCTGATCGGCGGCACCTGCGACGGCCCCGCGAATGTCTACCGCGACGAATGGCTGCGCGGTGGGATCCCCTTGCGCGTCGATTACCCCGCCGGCGGCCAGGGCACCTCGTGCCCCGACCAGACACCGATGAACGAGAGCGTCCAGATCGGCCGGCGAAACGCGATCGATCTGATCCGAGCCAACTACAGCCCGGACTCCACCTTTGTCGTGGTCGGCTACTCACAGGGCGCGATCGTCGCCAACCTGGTGCTCAACGACCTTGCCGACGGCCAGGTGCCCGGCGTGGACAAGTCACGGTTCCAGGCCAAGCTGTACGCCGACCCGATGCAACCCGCCGGACCGGCCGGCGCCGGTATCGGCGCGGTCGTGCCGGCCGGGTCCGGAGTGCCGTTCACCGGCTGGGTCTCCCCCGGGGCGGGACGCTCCGACTTCGGCGGCATCCCCTACATCCGCTACTGCATCGAGACCGACGGCATCTGCAACTTCGACGCCCCGTTGGGCGCGGGCCTGGGCGGCTACTTCGCTCAGCACTGGTGCTACCAGTGGGATCGGCCGACCGACCACCGCTCGATCATGGGCGACTCGATCGCCGACGGCGTCTACATCAACGACGCCCACAGACTGGGCAAGCAGGACTGCAAGCCGCCATATCCGGCCTGA